A DNA window from Pyrus communis chromosome 3, drPyrComm1.1, whole genome shotgun sequence contains the following coding sequences:
- the LOC137729769 gene encoding nucleobase-ascorbate transporter 4-like: MAGGGGGPQKADEFQPHPIKDQLPGVDFCVTSPPPWPEAILLGFQHFIVMLGTTVFIPTLLVPLMGGGDVEKAEVIETFLFVAGINTLLQTWLGTRLPVVMGASYAFIIPAVSIALSRRFDVYVDPHRRFKETMRAMQGAIAVASFIQMIFGFLGFVRIFGRYLCPLSAVPLVTLTGLGFFAFGFPQLANCVEIGLPALILVVFISQYPMKLKLPIFGRFAILFSVAIVWIYAEVLTAAGAYKRRPYTTQTSCRTDRSGLISASPWIRIPYPFQWGHPDFNAGDTFAMMAAALVAIIESTGTFIAASRYGSATPIPPSVLSRGVGWLGVSTFLDGIFGSVSGSSASVENAGLLGMTRIGSRRVIQVSAAFMLFFSVLGKFGAFLASIPLPIFAALYCVLFAYVASAGLGFLQFCNLNSFRTKFIVGFSLFMGLSVTEFFPEYLLISDRGPVHTRSIWFNNIVQVIFSSPATVGIIVAFLLDLTVSRGHSATRRDSGRHWWEKFQNFNTDTRSEEFYSLPYNLNRHFPSV, encoded by the exons ATGGCTGGCGGCGGAGGAGGACCCCAAAAGGCAGATGAGTTCCAACCTCACCCCATCAAGGACCAGCTTCCCGGCGTCGACTTCTGTGTCACCTCCCCTCCCCCATGGC CTGAAGCCATACTTTTGGGATTCCAGCACTTCATTGTAATGCTTGGGACCACCGTGTTCATCCCCACATTACTTGTCCCTCTCATGGGTGGTGGCGAT GTGGAGAAGGCCGAAGTGATTGAGACTTTCCTCTTTGTTGCTGGGATCAACACACTATTGCAGACTTGGTTAGGGACTCGGCTTCCGGTGGTGATGGGGGCATCATATGCCTTCATCATCCCTGCTGTCTCCATTGCCTTGTCCAGGAGGTTCGATGTCTACGTAGACCCCCACCGG AGGTTTAAGGAAACCATGAGAGCAATGCAAGGAGCAATCGCAGTTGCATCTTTCATCCAGATGATCTTTGGCTTTCTTGGGTTTGTGAGAATTTTTGGAAG GTATCTTTGCCCTCTCTCTGCAGTTCCTCTTGTAACGCTTACTGGACTTGGGTTCTTTGCATTTGGTTTCCCTCAG CTGGCAAACTGTGTTGAAATTGGATTACCAGCACTGATCCTAGTGGTTTTCATATCACAG TACCCGATGAAGTTAAAACTGCCTATATTTGGTCGATTTGCAATACTGTTTTCAGTTGCAATTGTATGGATATATGCAGAAGTTTTGACTGCAGCTGGTGCGTATAAGAGAAGACCTTATACAACTCAAACTAGTTGCCGTACTGATCGTTCTGGGCTGATTAGTGCTTCTCCTTG GATAAGGATTCCCTATCCATTTCAATGGGGGCATCCTGATTTTAATGCTGGAGATACTTTTGCAATGATGGCTGCGGCTTTGGTTGCCATTATTGAG TCTACAGGTACATTTATTGCAGCATCAAGATATGGGAGTGCCACCCCCATACCGCCTTCTGTTCTCAGCAGAGGTGTCGGCTGGCTG GGCGTAAGCACTTTTCTGGATGGCATATTTGGCTCAGTATCTGGCTCCTCTGCTTCAGT TGAAAATGCCGGCCTTCTGGGAATGACGCGTATTGGAAGTCGGAGAGTAATCCAGGTATCAGCAGCCTTTATGCTCTTCTTCTCTGTATTAG GAAAATTCGGGGCTTTTCTTGCTTCCATCCCACTACCAATTTTCGCAGCTTTGTATTGCGTCCTCTTCGCCTATGTTG CTTCTGCTGGTCTTGGTTTCCTCCAGTTCTGCAACCTAAACAGCTTTCGGACAAAGTTCATTGTAGGCTTTTCTCTCTTCATGGGTCTTTCGGTGACGGAATTCTTCCCTGAATACCTCCTAATTTCCGATCGCGGTCCTGTTCACACTCGTTCCATTTGG TTCAACAATATAGTTCAAGTAATTTTCTCGTCCCCAGCAACCGTCGGCATCATTGTTGCTTTCCTCTTGGACTTAACTGTCAGTCGTGGACACAGTGCAACTCGGAGAGACAGTGGCAGGCACTGGTGGGAAAAGTTCCAGAATTTCAACACAGATACCAGGAGTGAAGAGTTCTACTCACTGCCCTACAATCTCAACAGGCATTTCCCTTCAGTTTGA
- the LOC137727332 gene encoding cyclin-D4-1-like isoform X1, protein MTTKPTTTTTSHHQCLPLPPPPPPPPDETTTTSSLTHLIDSEPNHMPSPSYISMFRDRTIDLTARQDSINWILKVHTHHRFSPLTAFLSVNYFDRFLSSHSLPRHSGSWPFQLLSVACLSLAAKMEEPNVPFILDLQIFEPKFVFEPKTIQRMELRVMGILNWRLRSVTPFDFLPHFVSNLPSSSSLLAASSNLVLSTIRVIDFLGFSPSTVAAAAVLCAAGASVDFAEDGDRHVAAIFHERVSQERVRSCRQLMEEYLLDMCPSSGHKRPSTGSAPLAPASPIGVLDAASCASCDTRSENPGSTIQAERPTKRLRPSAATDAQPP, encoded by the exons ATGACCACCaaacccaccaccaccaccacctctcaCCACCAatgtcttcctcttcctcctcctcctcctcctccgcctgatgaaaccaccaccacctccagtCTCACCCATCTGATCGACTCCGAGCCCAACCACATGCCCTCCCCTTCCTACATCTCCATGTTCCGCGACCGTACGATCGACCTCACCGCCCGCCAGGACTCTATCAACTGGATCTTAAAAGTCCACACCCACCACCGCTTCTCCCCCCTCACCGCCTTCCTCTCCGTCAACTACTTCGACCGCTTTCTCTCCTCCCACTCCCTGCCG CGACACAGCGGGTCGTGGCCGTTTCAGCTGCTGTCCGTCGCCTGTTTGTCTTTAGCCGCGAAAATGGAGGAGCCGAACGTCCCGTTCATCCTGGACCTCCAGATCTTCGAGCCCAAGTTCGTCTTCGAGCCCAAAACGATCCAGCGGATGGAGCTCCGGGTCATGGGTATTCTTAATTGGAGGCTCCGATCCGTCACCCCCTTCGATTTCCTCCCCCATTTCGTCTCCAATCTCccctcttcctcctctctcctcgcAGCCTCCTCCAATTTAGTTCTCAGCACCATTCGTG TGATTGACTTCTTGGGTTTTTCGCCTTCGACGGTTGCCGCCGCGGCTGTGCTCTGCGCCGCCGGTGCAAGCGTTGATTTTGCGGAGGATGGAGATCGCCACGTGGCGGCCATTTTCCACGAGAGAGTGAGCCAA GAAAGGGTGAGAAGCTGTCGCCAACTCATGGAGGAGTACCTGCTTGACATGTGTCCCTCTTCCGGCCATAAACGGCCGAGTACCGGATCGGCGCCGTTGGCTCCAGCCAGCCCAATCGGCGTGCTCGACGCGGCTTCTTGTGCAAGCTGCGACACTCGCTCCGAAAATCCTGGATCTACCATACAAGCAGAGCGGCCAACCAAGCGGCTCCGACCGTCCGCTGCCACCGATGCACAGCCGCCGTAG
- the LOC137727332 gene encoding cyclin-D4-1-like isoform X2, giving the protein MTTKPTTTTTSHHQCLPLPPPPPPPPDETTTTSSLTHLIDSEPNHMPSPSYISMFRDRTIDLTARQDSINWILKVHTHHRFSPLTAFLSVNYFDRFLSSHSLPRHSGSWPFQLLSVACLSLAAKMEEPNVPFILDLQIFEPKFVFEPKTIQRMELRVMGILNWRLRSVTPFDFLPHFVSNLPSSSSLLAASSNLVLSTIRVIDFLGFSPSTVAAAAVLCAAGASVDFAEDGDRHVAAIFHERERVRSCRQLMEEYLLDMCPSSGHKRPSTGSAPLAPASPIGVLDAASCASCDTRSENPGSTIQAERPTKRLRPSAATDAQPP; this is encoded by the exons ATGACCACCaaacccaccaccaccaccacctctcaCCACCAatgtcttcctcttcctcctcctcctcctcctccgcctgatgaaaccaccaccacctccagtCTCACCCATCTGATCGACTCCGAGCCCAACCACATGCCCTCCCCTTCCTACATCTCCATGTTCCGCGACCGTACGATCGACCTCACCGCCCGCCAGGACTCTATCAACTGGATCTTAAAAGTCCACACCCACCACCGCTTCTCCCCCCTCACCGCCTTCCTCTCCGTCAACTACTTCGACCGCTTTCTCTCCTCCCACTCCCTGCCG CGACACAGCGGGTCGTGGCCGTTTCAGCTGCTGTCCGTCGCCTGTTTGTCTTTAGCCGCGAAAATGGAGGAGCCGAACGTCCCGTTCATCCTGGACCTCCAGATCTTCGAGCCCAAGTTCGTCTTCGAGCCCAAAACGATCCAGCGGATGGAGCTCCGGGTCATGGGTATTCTTAATTGGAGGCTCCGATCCGTCACCCCCTTCGATTTCCTCCCCCATTTCGTCTCCAATCTCccctcttcctcctctctcctcgcAGCCTCCTCCAATTTAGTTCTCAGCACCATTCGTG TGATTGACTTCTTGGGTTTTTCGCCTTCGACGGTTGCCGCCGCGGCTGTGCTCTGCGCCGCCGGTGCAAGCGTTGATTTTGCGGAGGATGGAGATCGCCACGTGGCGGCCATTTTCCACGAGAGA GAAAGGGTGAGAAGCTGTCGCCAACTCATGGAGGAGTACCTGCTTGACATGTGTCCCTCTTCCGGCCATAAACGGCCGAGTACCGGATCGGCGCCGTTGGCTCCAGCCAGCCCAATCGGCGTGCTCGACGCGGCTTCTTGTGCAAGCTGCGACACTCGCTCCGAAAATCCTGGATCTACCATACAAGCAGAGCGGCCAACCAAGCGGCTCCGACCGTCCGCTGCCACCGATGCACAGCCGCCGTAG
- the LOC137728195 gene encoding uncharacterized protein, with amino-acid sequence MANVTVLNHEQLQYLARTLYYKETEAILHTKFNSETELEKHLKDCKDGYQSALALLDAGSELEHRFRNDEARASTAQEIFGYIINGANYALQTVRNSSLRSHCVEKVREHVKMLADAIEVVRNVNDVAKEVTEYMKAMLEYTRRHQNPPSREFSRWLKGSGIKYEEISAEVFI; translated from the coding sequence ATGGCTAACGTTACCGTTCTCAACCACGAACAACTGCAGTACCTTGCTCGTACACTTTACTACAAAGAAACAGAGGCCATCCTGCATACCAAATTCAACTCCGAAACCGAACTTGAGAAACACCTCAAGGATTGTAAAGATGGTTACCAATCCGCCCTAGCCCTTTTGGATGCTGGTAGTGAGTTAGAGCATCGGTTTCGAAACGACGAAGCTCGAGCTTCTACAGCTCAGGAAATCTTTGGTTATATAATAAACGGGGCCAACTATGCACTCCAGACGGTGCGAAATTCTAGCTTGCGATCGCATTGTGTAGAAAAAGTTAGAGAGCATGTGAAAATGCTGGCCGATGCAATAGAAGTGGTGCGCAATGTTAATGATGTGGCCAAGGAGGTAACTGAATACATGAAGGCTATGTTGGAGTACACCAGGAGGCATCAAAATCCCCCATCACGCGAATTCTCAAGATGGCTCAAAGGGAGTGGCATTAAGTATGAGGAAATTAGTGCCGaggtatttatttaa